One genomic window of Solanum stenotomum isolate F172 chromosome 9, ASM1918654v1, whole genome shotgun sequence includes the following:
- the LOC125876172 gene encoding tryptophan decarboxylase TDC2-like, which produces MGTHNSNNNPQILPKFNPLDPEQFRTQAHQMVDFIADYHKNIETYPVLSQVEPGYLRTQLPQNAPNRPESFEAIMKDVHNHIVPGMTHWLSPNFFAFFPATVSSVAFLGEMLCNCFNSVGFNWLASPAMTELEMIVMDWLANMLKLPKTFMFSGTGGGVLQSTTSEAILCTLIAARDRKLDNIGVDNIGKLVVYSSDQTHSTYTKACKVAGIFPCNIRAVPTFIESDFALSPVVLRGIIEADVAAGLVPLFLCATVGTTSTTAVDPLSQLGQLAEEFNIWFHVDAAYGGSACICPEFRQYLDGIERANSLSLSPHKWLLSYLDCCCMWVREPNVLVKALSTNPEYLRNKRSEYDSIVDYKDWQIGTGRKFKSLRLWFVMRSYGVANLQSHIRSDVRMAKMFERFVRSNPMFDVVVPRHFSLVCFQFNPNKEHEPGYTEFLNKKLLDSVNSTGRIYMTHTIVGGIYMLRFAVGATFTEDRHIISAWKLIKESAKALLKKSVLTK; this is translated from the exons ATGGGAACCCATAATTCAAATAACAACCCTCAAATCCTCCCAAAATTCAATCCACTTGACCCTGAACAATTCCGTACCCAAGCCCATCAAATGGTAGACTTCATTGCTGATTACCACAAGAATATTGAGACCTACCCGGTTCTAAGTCAAGTCGAACCGGGTTATCTCCGTACTCAATTACCCCAAAATGCCCCTAATCGCCCGGAATCATTTGAAGCCATTATGAAAGATGTCCACAACCACATTGTCCCGGGTATGACCCATTGGTTGAGCCCGAATTTCTTCGCATTTTTTCCTGCTACCGTTAGCTCTGTTGCGTTCCTCGGTGAAATGCTTTGCAATTGTTTCAACTCCGTTGGATTTAACTGGTTGGCTTCGCCAGCCATGACGGAGTTGGAAATGATAGTCATGGACTGGCTCGCTAATATGTTGAAATTACCAAAAACCTTCATGTTTTCTGGCACGGGTGGTGGTGTACTTCAAAGTACAACCAGTGAAGCGATCCTATGCACGTTAATCGCTGCACGTGATCGTAAGCTCGATAATATAGGCGTTGATAACATCGGAAAACTTGTAGTCTACAGTTCTGATCAAACGCACTCTACGTATACCAAAGCCTGCAAAGTAGCTGGTATTTTCCCATGCAATATTCGTGCGGTACCAACTTTTATTGAAAGCGATTTTGCTTTATCTCCTGTAGTCCTACGTGGAATTATTGAAGCTGATGTTGCTGCTGGACTGGTTCCACTTTTCCTCTGTGCTACTGTTGGGACCACTTCCACGACAGCAGTTGATCCTCTCAGCCAGCTGGGTCAGCTGGCTGAGGAATTCAACATTTGGTTCCACGTGGATGCTGCTTATGGAGGTAGCGCGTGTATATGTCCAGAGTTTAGACAATATCTCGATGGAATCGAACGAGCGAACTCGTTAAGCCTAAGCCCACATAAATGGCTATTAAGTTACTTAGATTGTTGTTGCATGTGGGTGAGAGAACCAAATGTGTTAGTCAAGGCATTGAGCACGAATCCCGAGTACTTACGTAATAAACGATCCGAATATGACTCAATTGTTGATTACAAAGACTGGCAAATCGGTACGGGACGAAAGTTCAAGTCTCTCCGATTATGGTTCGTCATGCGTAGTTATGGCGTAGCCAATCTTCAGAGCCACATTAGGTCCGATGTTC gTATGGCTAAAATGTTTGAAAGGTTCGTTAGGTCCAATCCGATGTTTGATGttgtcgtgccacgacatttTTCACTCGTGTGCTTCCAGTTCAACCCCAACAAGGAACATGAACCGGGGTACACTGAGTTTTTAAACAAGAAATTGCTTGATAGTGTTAACTCGACGGGTCGAATTTACATGACACACACTATAGTGGGTGGAATATATATGTTAAGGTTTGCAGTAGGTGCTACGTTCACGGAGGACAGACATATAATTTCAGCTTGGAAGTTGATTAAGGAGTCAGCCAAGGCTTTGCTGAAAAAAAGTGtgttaacaaaataa